The genomic stretch CGAATACTGTGAATTGGAAGCGTCCGGATTGCCGGGGATCAAGGCGCACTGAATTTCAAAAATGGATTCGGAGCAGTTTTCATTCTGAACACGGAACATTTTTTCAAAATCCGGAAACAGATGATAAATGCCCAGTGCAATGACTTGATTCGTATAATCCAATACCTGCTGCCATTTCTTTTCATACATACACACTTTGGCATGCAGTGCCAGGGCTGCACCTTTGGTGGCGTGTCCTATTTCTGCTGCGGGATAGGTAACGGGAAGCACGGCAGCAGCATCGGTAAGATCCTGCTCGATGGCCGCATATACGCTGTCTTTCGGTGCCCTTGGTAAATTGTAATCAGCCGGACTCTGCGGCAAATGCAGCCTTAAGGGAACTCCGCCAAAAGCCCGTACCAGCCGAAAATAGCAATAGGCCCGGATAAACTTGGCTTCTGCGATATAGCGCTGCTTCAGGCCTTCATCAAAATGCATGGTATCTACATGATCGATGACCTGATTGCATAAATTGATTTCCTGGTACTGCCCCGTCCAGAAATCCTGCAGCTGACCTTCTGTGGATGTTGCGGTGAAATTGTCAAAATCATTCATAAACGTGGCATCCTGCGGATCACTACCTTTTTCTGCATCATCAGATCCGAGGCTTTCCACGGCTATGGCCGCAAAAGCCACCTGTTTCCATTCGTGCAGGTTGGCATACATGGCATTGACGGCTTTGGTGGCATCATCTTCTGTTTGCCAGAATTGCTGGTTGGGCTGCTGCCCCTGCGGAGGCACATCCAGAAAGCTTTTTGAGCAACCTGCCCATATCAGCAACATACCAAGTAGGCAGGGAAGATATCTGAAATGATAATATGGTTTCATGGTCCTTTCTTTTTAGAATGTGAGGTTAATACCGGCATTGTAGGTCGCATACATCGGATAGACATTTACATCCACACCGGCCTGGGTGGGCGGCCCGCCGATTTCAGGTGAAAATCCTTTGTAGGAAAAGAAATTCAGGGCATTCTGGGCATTCACATATATCCGGAGCCGGGAAATCTGCCAGCGGCTGGTGAGGCGATCCGGTAAAGTATATCCCAGCTGAATGTTTCGTACCCGGAAATAACTGCCGTTTTGCACATAAAATGAATTGGCAATATAGTTTTGGCCGCCACCAATATTGGCCGAAGGATACGTATTGGACGTGCCCGGGCCATGCCAGCGATGGTCAAAGAAATCCTGTGTGAAATTTTCTCCTCCGTAACGAAAGCCCAGATTGGCATTGTAAATATCCACGCCGGCTACACCCTGAAAATCCAGGGTAAGATCAAACTGCTGATATGACCAGGTGGTGTTGATACCATACAGATATTTCGGATTGGGATTGCCCAGCACCACGCGGTCGCGGTCATCAATCACTCCATCCCCGTTGATATCTGCATATTTGAAATCACCAGGTTTGGCAGTAGGCTGAATAGGCGTACCATTTTTCCCTACGTAGTTGTTGATATCCTCCTGGTTCTGGAATATACCAATGACTTTCCTTCCGAAAAATTCACCAATAGGCTGACCGACAACGGTACGGGTATTGAAATTGTTGGACCCCGTTGTACCCACGGCTTGATAAATGGGATTGGCACCGGTAGTCACGGATAATACTTTGTTGGCGTTATTGCTCAGATTGGCGCTGACGGAATAATGCCATTTCGATCCGATCTGATCTGTCCAGGTTAATGTAAACTCAACGCCCTGGTTCTGGAAATCGGCTTGGTTGCCGATAATGGTACCTGAAGTGGTTCCCAGCGAGCCCAGGATGGGAATATCAAAGATGGCTTTTTCTGTTTTCTTGTTATACCAGTCAATTTCGATATTCAGCCGGTCGCGCAGGGTAGTAGCTTCCAGGCCAATATCAGTTCCCACGCCACGTTCCCAGTAGGTGGTGGGCGGTACAATGGTGGTGATGCTGGCGCCGGTATAATAGGCTTCCGGATTGCCGAATACAGCCGTAAACTGGGGAATTTGGGTAACGGTCAGCACGGAAATATTGGAAGGCACTGATGCGTTGCCAATCTTACCCCAGCTGCCCCGCAGCTTCAGGTAACTGAAAGCATGCTGCTGTTTCATGAAGGCCTCTTCGCTGATCACCCAGCCTGCACCTACGGAGGGGAAATAACCCCAGCGATTGGATCCGGTGAACTTGGAGGAACCATCCGCACGCAGGGAAGCATTGATCAGATAACGATTGCGGAAAGCATAATTGACTCTCCCAAAATAAGAAGCCACTGTGGAAAGATCACCTCTGTCGCTGGCAAACCGGGTATTCTGATCGCCAAGTGAAAGATACAAATCGCCTTCGGAATTGTCCGGTACGTTTTCGGCACTGGCGGTCAATTCATAAAACTTATACCGCTGGGCCGATTGTCCGGCCAGGATGGTGATCTGGTGGGGACCAAATTGATTCTGGTAGGTCAATGTATTTTCCACGATCCAGTTGCGGGTTTCATCACGTGTAAGGGAAAGCTTGCTGGTGCTGTTTTGTTGTTTCAGTGTGGCTTTATACACCGGTACGTAATTGCGGACTTCCTGCTGGGCAAACTCGCCGCCCCAGCTGGTGCGGAAACTGAGATGTTTCCCAAGACTCAATTCTGCAAATACATTTCCGGAAAGCCTGTAAATGCGCGACTGCTGATGGAAAAAGTCAAGCGTGGCCTGCGGATTGAAATTGGAACCGTCGGCTACATTGTAATCAGTAGGATCCCCGTATGAGCCATCGGCGTAGTACACAGGTACAACAGGTGCTGCCGAATAAAGTTCATGGAAAATGTCAGGGGGATAATCATGGGAAAAACTATAGGCTCCGGTAATGGTATATCCGATATGAAGCGGATTCAGCGGATGAAAATCATTTTTCACCAAGGTGGTATAACGCTTGTAATCATTTTTTTCCACCAGGCCCTGCTGATCCAGATAACCCAGCGAAAAACGATATGCTGTTTTTTCCGTACCGCCATTTACGGAAATTTCATGATTGGTGATCCATGCATTCCGCAAAATCTGATGATACCAATCCGTGCCTTTACCGAACTGATTGGGGTCATAAATCGGGTTGCCACCGTTGATTTGATACAGTTCATTGATCAGGATAGCATATTCATGGGCATCGGCCATTTTCAGCGGATGGGTTACGCTTTGCCAGCCGGTATAGCCATTATAGCTTACATTCATTTTTCCGGGAACGCCTTTTTTCGTGGTAATGAGCACCACCCCATTGGCTGCCCGTATGCCATAAATAGATTCTGCAGAAGCATCTTTCAGGATGCTGATGCTTTCGATATCAGCCGGATTCAGAAAACTGATATCGCTGTACCAGACCCCATCCACCACATACAGGGGATTGGGATCGCCATACACGGTACCCAGGCCACGGATGCGGATTTCGGGCGATGCACCGGGCTGGCCTGAATTGGTGATCTGCACACCAGCCACCTTGCCCTGCAGGCTGCTGATGGCATTTACAGATGATTGTTTGGCAATATCATCACCTTTAATCTGGGCTACTGCTCCGGTAACATCAATTTTCTTCTGGGTGCCATATCCCACAACCACCACTTCATTCAGCTGGGATATGGAAGGGCGAAGCACAACCACCAGCGATGAACGTCCGCCGACAGGAATTTCAAGGGTCTGATATCCTACGTAGGAAATCACCAATACTGCATCGTCGGGTACTTCGATCTGAAACTCCCCCCGCTCATTGGTTACGGTTCCCGCTGCAGAGCCTTTAACCTGCACGGTTACACCAATCAATGGATGTCCCAGCGAATCCGTGACCCGGCCATGCACTTCTATCGGCTGAAGCTGATCTGCATGCGGTGCAATGACCACAAGTTTGTTGTTTAACACCTGATAACTCAAATGCAATGTGCTGAGCAACGAGTCCAGCACCTGTTCTACGGGTCTGTTGTCGGCAGAAATGCTGATACGCGCATCCACGGGCACTTCCGCTGTGTTGTACAGAAACCGGTAACCGGTTCGGTGCTGAATCATGTTTAGAGCCCGTTCAAGCTTCACATCCTGCAGATGCAAACTAAGCCTTGATTCCTGAGAAAAGGCCTTTGCATAAGCCTGAACAAAACCAGCCAGCAGGAGAAGCGTTGTCCATTTCATACATAACAAAACTTTAAGCTTACTTCCTGAGAAAAAGCTGTTCGCATATGTGTGATTTTTCATAATTTTCATTCGTTTTGGGTGTAATAAAAATCCTTCCGGTTGAATGTGCCGAAGGGTTTGCATCCGTCCAGAAGGGAAATGCGCCATCATTTCCCTTCATTTTTTCGGTAGGTTTATGAAGTGTTGAATTCAGTCATAAGCGTGGGTTTTAAGGTGAAACCATTATATGAGCTGCATCTGTACCAATGTATACTTCCTGATTTTCGATGCGATAGGCAAAGGGCTGATGCGGTGAGGCCAGCTGCAACGCCCGTAGGGCTTCGGCCAGCGATTCAGTGGTGAAAATGCCCGTAAACTGATAATGCCGGGGTGCATCGTCCACAAAATGAATCTGCACATTGTACCATCGCTCCATTTGTCGGGCCAGTTCCTCAAATGATTCCTGCTGAAAGGCTAGGGCGTTGTGTACCCACGATACTTCCGCAATCACGGTATCGTGAGGCATGGGTTTTACCGGAATAATGCTGTACGCAGGATGGGCAGCTTCTGCCAGGGTATCCAGCTGGATAGTTGTACCACCTTTGTTGGGAACTACAATTTTTTCTTTGGGATGGAGAATGACCCTGCGTTCGGGCTGACCTGGAAAGGTTACTTCAATGGCGCCTTTCAGCAATACGGCTACCGTGGCTTCATCATCCGGATAGGCCCGCACATCGAACACAGTACCCAATACTCGGATGTTGATGGCTGAAGTATGAATGATAAACGGATGATGATCCTGGTGCACCACATCAAAATAGGCCTCGCCGCGCAGATGGACTTCCCGGTTGGTTTTCTGCAAAAAATCGTGTGCATAGACCAGCTCACTGCCTGCATTCAGCCACACTTTCGATCCGTCAGGCAATAGTACCTGCATGCGTGCCCCTTTGGCGGCTACTACGGTATCGAGCACGGGGTGAGCATAAACGGCAGCAACTTCATTCAGCTGCGGCTCCTGCCTGTGAACCGGTCCGGGCAACCATATCCACCACACCAGTACAATCAGCAACAGAGCCATACACAAACCACCGGCCATCATCATCATTTTTCGCCTGCGTAGCCTGCGCCCGGCCTCTTCTATTTCCCATGGATAAATTTCCCGGCCGGCATCAACCAGAGAAAAATCAGCAGCATCGAGCTGTCCCATCTCTACCATCCGCTGCACATGCCAGGCAAAAAATTCCCCGCTGTTCACCCGCTCATTGCTTTCGGGCGAGGGATGCCAGGCCTGCATCAGGGTTTCCAGCACATAATGAGCTTCCGGATGATTTTTCATCCATTCATCCAGCTCTTCCAGCTCCTCAGGCGCAGCTTCTCCGCTCACCTTTCTGGCCATTAGTTCCCATATCCGATCCTGTGCTTCCATGTACGCAGATTGGGTGTAGGTATACTTTTATGGCACAGGAAAGGACCGCATACCCTGAAAACAGAAAAAAAATTTTTTACCGGGGAGATACAACGGGTTGAATAGCTTCTGCAAGCCTGCGAAAGGCAATACCCATCTGGGTTTCAACTGTTTTGACGGAGATTTGCAGCAGTTCTGCAACTTCTTTGTAATGCATGCCATCGTCTTTCACAAGCCTGAAAATCAAACGACACCGGGCCGGCAGACTGGCAATGGCTTTTTCCATGTGCCTGCGCAATTCATTGTTTAACAAAATCTGCTCGGGATCATCGGCATTAAACTGTATGGCAGGAATGACTGTTCCTTCAAACGAGGCAATATCTTCAAATTCTGTCCGGCTGTGTATGGTGCGCAAATAATTCAAACTTCTGTTCTTCACAGCCTGATAAAGATAAAGCCGCACCTGACGGATGCTCCCCAAACGGGAACGCTGCTGCCACATCCACATGAATACATCTGATACAATTTCTTCGGCTACTTCATATTGTTTCACATACACCTGTGACCAGCGGATCAAAGGACCTGCCAGCGCATCAAATAATTTCCGGTAGGCCTGCTGATCATCCAGCGCCGCTATCTGATGCCACAGGTAACGATAATATGTATCCACATCTTCGTGCATGGTAGTGGGTATCGCTTCCTAAGTTAACAAGTTGCTTTCACTTAAAAAAATTTTTACCCCCGTAGAATCCGCAGCAAAAAAATAAAAATTTGGAGAAATGGAAAAAAAGTTAATTTTGTTAGGAATACTAACTAATTTTTTCACTCCAAAAATTACCCACTATGGCTAACACACTCATCCCCGGTTACACCTACGGGCAGGTACCGGAGGCTCCATTCAGCATGCACGATTTTGAACTGCTGAAGCAAACCGTGATGTTCAGCGAAAAAGATGCTGAATATCTGCGCAAAGCAGGGGAAATCCTACACGATCAGGTTAACGAAATCCTGGACCTCTGGTATGGTTTTGTGGGTCAGCATCCGCATCTGCTGACTTACTTTGCGAAAGATGGCAAGGCAGATTCATCCTATCTGCAGGCAGTGCGCAAGCGATTCGGACAATGGATTCACGATTTGTGTGAAAAACCATTCGATCAGGATTGGCTGAACTATCAGTATGAAATCGGATTACGGCATCATGCAACGAAAAAGAATCTGACGGATCATGCACAGGCAGCTCCTCTGATTCATTATCGCTATATGGTGGCTTTCATTTATCCCATCACGGCAACCATCAAAGCTTTTCTGGCAAGGAAAGGACATCCGGCTGAACTGGTTGAGCAGATGCACCAGGCCTGGTTTAAAGCCGTAGTGCTTACCGTGGTGTTGTGGACACATCCCTATGTACGACAAGGCGAATTTTAATAACCTTTTAAAAAATCCCGTTACAGAAGTTAGGAGAAGGAAAATAAAGCTGTATGCCGGAATCTGATTTTATCTGCATGAACTGGAAAATTGTAATTTTAGCAAAAACACATCATGCCTTCTCCGTTTGATGTAAACTGGCAAAATCAATCTGTTGAAGGAAAGATTGTAATTGCGCTGGAACGACTGGCCGAAGCTTTTCGTGTACTAGCATGGGAAGTGAGCAAAGAGAGCGGATTGAGTCCTATTCAGATTCAGATTCTGATTTTCTGTTTGTTTCATGAACAACGGATGGCAACCGTTTCGATGCTGGCTGAAGAATTTCATCTAACCAAGGCCACCATCAGTGAATCTGTTCGGGTGCTGGAAAGCAGACAGCTTATCACCAAAAAAACACAAAAGGAAGATCAGCGCAGTTATCATATTGTGTTAACGGCCAGAGGCAGAAAACTTGCTGGCAAGGCTTCTGAGTTTGCCAATGCCATTGTACAGGCTGCAGCACATCTAAGCAAGCCGGCAAAAGAATACGTGCTGGATGGTTTGCTACACATGATTTATGATTTGCAGCAACAGGGATTGATTCACCCTCAGCGCATGTGCCGGAACTGCCGCTTTTACACGACCCAAAAGCAACAGCCTTACTGCGCACTTCTTCAGAAAATCCTGCATGTAGCTGATTTGCGTATTGATTGTCCTGAATTTCAACCCGTTCATTCCTGAAATTCACTGCAGGGGATCATTGCGGGGAATCTGATATTGTACTGATAAGCTATCATAAATATGCAACAACGAATCATTGGCTACGCCCTGCTTATCAAATATGGCTTCCCAGGTATTCAGGGGCTCCCAGATAAAAGTGCCCCAGCCCTTTTGATTGGGTAAATGAAAAACAATGTCATTGACCTCTTTTTTATGATAGGTATATTCCACCACAATGATGGGCTGGGTATATCGTCCGGCCAGATCTGTAAGATTGTTTTGCAGATCGGTTAATGTGCCATGCCATTGCGGATAATAAGATTGTCCGATCAGATCAAACGGCACCTGCCTTTGCAGCATGGCATTCAGAAACCAGCGCGACTCAGCGTTTTGCCCTCCATCGGCAATATGCAGCATAACACGGATATGCGGATCCACTGATTTGACAGCGGCAATGGCTGTTTTCAGCAATTCAGCCAGCGTGTCGGTATGTTCAATATTTCCGACAGGCCATAGGATGCCGTTGTTGATTTCATTACCGGTCTGCACAATATCAGGTAAAGTGCCCTGATTTTTCAGCGCCAGCAATACAGAGCGAGTGTAATGGTATAATGAATCTTCCAGCAGCTGCAGGCTCAGGTTTTTCCAGGCCTCGGGTATGTATTGCTTTCCGGGATCGGCCCAGGTATCGCTGTAATGAAAATCCAGCAGAAAGCCCATACCGGCGGCTTTGATGCGGCGGGCCATGGCCAGCGTATGCGACAAATCACAATATCCTTTCCCGGGCGAATAACCACTATCAGCTTCGGGATGCACAAAAATGCGCAGCCGGATAAAATTAAATCCATGCTGATGCAAAATGGCAATGGCATCTTCCGTTTGTCCATCTACCTGAAAATGCATGCCCTCATCTTCCAGCTGAGGCAAAAAAGAAATATCGGCACCCAGTATGCGTGGGGAAGACTGTGCAAATGAAGGCTGATGCGTGCTGCATCCCATGCCAATGAGATACATGCAAATCATCATCACAAATTGATACGAACGCATATACATTATTTGAAACTTTTACAAGGTACGATTGAAACAAATCCAGGCATGCAAACATTGATTTTGCTGTGTGCGCAAGCCTCACTCAGACTCCTGCATTTGTACAGAAGATATTTTTTCCTGCAACACCGGCTGCACCTCTGCAAAGCCTTGTTCCCACCGGGTAATGACACCGGTAGCAACAGCGTTGCCTAATACGTTGGTAGCCGTTCTTCCCATATCAAAAAGCTGATCAATGCCCAGCAGTAACACCACACCTTCGGTGGGTAAATGAAACATGGTGAGTGAAGCTGCCACAACCACCAATGCAGCCCGCGGAACACCCGCAATACCTTTGCTCATCACCATGAGTACCAACAATATGATGATTTGTTTACCCGTATCCAACTCAATTCCATAAGATTGTGCAATAAACATCGTAGCAAAT from Thermoflavifilum aggregans encodes the following:
- a CDS encoding FecR family protein, producing the protein MEAQDRIWELMARKVSGEAAPEELEELDEWMKNHPEAHYVLETLMQAWHPSPESNERVNSGEFFAWHVQRMVEMGQLDAADFSLVDAGREIYPWEIEEAGRRLRRRKMMMMAGGLCMALLLIVLVWWIWLPGPVHRQEPQLNEVAAVYAHPVLDTVVAAKGARMQVLLPDGSKVWLNAGSELVYAHDFLQKTNREVHLRGEAYFDVVHQDHHPFIIHTSAINIRVLGTVFDVRAYPDDEATVAVLLKGAIEVTFPGQPERRVILHPKEKIVVPNKGGTTIQLDTLAEAAHPAYSIIPVKPMPHDTVIAEVSWVHNALAFQQESFEELARQMERWYNVQIHFVDDAPRHYQFTGIFTTESLAEALRALQLASPHQPFAYRIENQEVYIGTDAAHIMVSP
- a CDS encoding glycoside hydrolase family 53 protein; this encodes MRSYQFVMMICMYLIGMGCSTHQPSFAQSSPRILGADISFLPQLEDEGMHFQVDGQTEDAIAILHQHGFNFIRLRIFVHPEADSGYSPGKGYCDLSHTLAMARRIKAAGMGFLLDFHYSDTWADPGKQYIPEAWKNLSLQLLEDSLYHYTRSVLLALKNQGTLPDIVQTGNEINNGILWPVGNIEHTDTLAELLKTAIAAVKSVDPHIRVMLHIADGGQNAESRWFLNAMLQRQVPFDLIGQSYYPQWHGTLTDLQNNLTDLAGRYTQPIIVVEYTYHKKEVNDIVFHLPNQKGWGTFIWEPLNTWEAIFDKQGVANDSLLHIYDSLSVQYQIPRNDPLQ
- a CDS encoding MarR family winged helix-turn-helix transcriptional regulator translates to MPSPFDVNWQNQSVEGKIVIALERLAEAFRVLAWEVSKESGLSPIQIQILIFCLFHEQRMATVSMLAEEFHLTKATISESVRVLESRQLITKKTQKEDQRSYHIVLTARGRKLAGKASEFANAIVQAAAHLSKPAKEYVLDGLLHMIYDLQQQGLIHPQRMCRNCRFYTTQKQQPYCALLQKILHVADLRIDCPEFQPVHS
- a CDS encoding SusC/RagA family TonB-linked outer membrane protein translates to MKWTTLLLLAGFVQAYAKAFSQESRLSLHLQDVKLERALNMIQHRTGYRFLYNTAEVPVDARISISADNRPVEQVLDSLLSTLHLSYQVLNNKLVVIAPHADQLQPIEVHGRVTDSLGHPLIGVTVQVKGSAAGTVTNERGEFQIEVPDDAVLVISYVGYQTLEIPVGGRSSLVVVLRPSISQLNEVVVVGYGTQKKIDVTGAVAQIKGDDIAKQSSVNAISSLQGKVAGVQITNSGQPGASPEIRIRGLGTVYGDPNPLYVVDGVWYSDISFLNPADIESISILKDASAESIYGIRAANGVVLITTKKGVPGKMNVSYNGYTGWQSVTHPLKMADAHEYAILINELYQINGGNPIYDPNQFGKGTDWYHQILRNAWITNHEISVNGGTEKTAYRFSLGYLDQQGLVEKNDYKRYTTLVKNDFHPLNPLHIGYTITGAYSFSHDYPPDIFHELYSAAPVVPVYYADGSYGDPTDYNVADGSNFNPQATLDFFHQQSRIYRLSGNVFAELSLGKHLSFRTSWGGEFAQQEVRNYVPVYKATLKQQNSTSKLSLTRDETRNWIVENTLTYQNQFGPHQITILAGQSAQRYKFYELTASAENVPDNSEGDLYLSLGDQNTRFASDRGDLSTVASYFGRVNYAFRNRYLINASLRADGSSKFTGSNRWGYFPSVGAGWVISEEAFMKQQHAFSYLKLRGSWGKIGNASVPSNISVLTVTQIPQFTAVFGNPEAYYTGASITTIVPPTTYWERGVGTDIGLEATTLRDRLNIEIDWYNKKTEKAIFDIPILGSLGTTSGTIIGNQADFQNQGVEFTLTWTDQIGSKWHYSVSANLSNNANKVLSVTTGANPIYQAVGTTGSNNFNTRTVVGQPIGEFFGRKVIGIFQNQEDINNYVGKNGTPIQPTAKPGDFKYADINGDGVIDDRDRVVLGNPNPKYLYGINTTWSYQQFDLTLDFQGVAGVDIYNANLGFRYGGENFTQDFFDHRWHGPGTSNTYPSANIGGGQNYIANSFYVQNGSYFRVRNIQLGYTLPDRLTSRWQISRLRIYVNAQNALNFFSYKGFSPEIGGPPTQAGVDVNVYPMYATYNAGINLTF
- a CDS encoding RagB/SusD family nutrient uptake outer membrane protein produces the protein MKPYYHFRYLPCLLGMLLIWAGCSKSFLDVPPQGQQPNQQFWQTEDDATKAVNAMYANLHEWKQVAFAAIAVESLGSDDAEKGSDPQDATFMNDFDNFTATSTEGQLQDFWTGQYQEINLCNQVIDHVDTMHFDEGLKQRYIAEAKFIRAYCYFRLVRAFGGVPLRLHLPQSPADYNLPRAPKDSVYAAIEQDLTDAAAVLPVTYPAAEIGHATKGAALALHAKVCMYEKKWQQVLDYTNQVIALGIYHLFPDFEKMFRVQNENCSESIFEIQCALIPGNPDASNSQYSQVQGVRGVVGGGWGFNVPTSKLADSTFEPGDPRRNATIIFRGGTTAEGDFIPLTVSNPMYNYKSYVPFSMYQSGYNEGCQQNIRVIRYAEVLLMNAEAANELGNTQQALNSLNQVRARARQGNPNILPDVTTTNQDSLRLAIWHERHVELAMEFDRYFDVIRQGRAAQIFGPKGWKAGKNEVWPIPQNEIDLSAGVLTQNPGY
- a CDS encoding RNA polymerase sigma-70 factor, translated to MHEDVDTYYRYLWHQIAALDDQQAYRKLFDALAGPLIRWSQVYVKQYEVAEEIVSDVFMWMWQQRSRLGSIRQVRLYLYQAVKNRSLNYLRTIHSRTEFEDIASFEGTVIPAIQFNADDPEQILLNNELRRHMEKAIASLPARCRLIFRLVKDDGMHYKEVAELLQISVKTVETQMGIAFRRLAEAIQPVVSPR
- a CDS encoding protoglobin domain-containing protein — translated: MANTLIPGYTYGQVPEAPFSMHDFELLKQTVMFSEKDAEYLRKAGEILHDQVNEILDLWYGFVGQHPHLLTYFAKDGKADSSYLQAVRKRFGQWIHDLCEKPFDQDWLNYQYEIGLRHHATKKNLTDHAQAAPLIHYRYMVAFIYPITATIKAFLARKGHPAELVEQMHQAWFKAVVLTVVLWTHPYVRQGEF